One genomic window of Paenarthrobacter ureafaciens includes the following:
- a CDS encoding type I restriction-modification system subunit M translates to MPPKAKVDLAPSTMKELKDTLWKAADKLRGSMDASQYKDVILGLVFLKYVSDAFEERREQIQAELEAEGLNEEQISQLIDDVDEYTGRGVFWVAPRARWTYLAENAKGLPAAMGEHPKSVGQLIDEAMDMIMMDNKSLAATLPKIYNRDNVDQRRLGELLDLFNSARFTGQGASKARDLLGEVYEYFLEKFAKAEGKRGGEFYTPAGVVRVLVEVLEPHRGRVYDPCCGSGGMFVQAEKFLEAHNMEGSDISVYGQELNERTWRMAKMNLAIHGLNANLASRWGDTFARDQHPELTGNNGADFIMANPPFNIKDWARSESDPRWKYGVPPAGNANYAWIQHIISKLAPGGSAGVVMANGSMSSNSGGEGEIRAQLVEADLVSCMVALPTQLFRSTGIPVCTWFFARDKTAGPRGSVDRTGHVLFIDARNLGHMVDRAERALSDEDIAKIANTYHSWRGTASAVEAGLTYDDEAGFCYSASLAEIKAADYALTPGRYVGAAEVEDDGEPIEEKIARLSKELFEQFEEAERLAAVVREQLGRVS, encoded by the coding sequence ATGCCCCCGAAAGCCAAGGTGGACCTCGCCCCGTCCACTATGAAGGAACTCAAGGACACACTCTGGAAAGCGGCGGACAAGCTTCGCGGCTCGATGGATGCGTCACAGTACAAGGACGTAATCCTTGGGCTGGTGTTCCTTAAGTACGTGTCGGACGCGTTCGAGGAACGTCGCGAACAGATTCAGGCTGAGCTGGAAGCCGAAGGACTCAACGAAGAGCAGATCAGCCAGCTCATCGACGATGTGGACGAGTACACCGGACGCGGCGTGTTCTGGGTAGCACCACGCGCGCGCTGGACCTACCTTGCAGAGAACGCCAAGGGCCTGCCTGCAGCCATGGGCGAGCACCCGAAGTCCGTTGGCCAGCTCATCGACGAGGCCATGGACATGATCATGATGGACAACAAGTCCCTGGCCGCGACGCTCCCCAAGATCTACAACAGGGACAATGTGGACCAGCGCCGCTTGGGCGAGTTGCTGGACCTGTTCAACTCCGCGCGGTTCACGGGTCAGGGTGCCAGCAAGGCACGCGACCTCCTCGGAGAGGTGTACGAATACTTCCTGGAAAAGTTCGCAAAGGCCGAGGGTAAGCGCGGCGGGGAGTTCTACACGCCGGCCGGCGTAGTCCGCGTACTCGTGGAAGTACTGGAACCGCACCGTGGGCGCGTGTATGACCCCTGCTGTGGTTCGGGCGGCATGTTCGTCCAAGCCGAGAAGTTCCTCGAGGCCCACAACATGGAGGGCTCGGACATTTCCGTCTACGGCCAGGAGCTCAACGAGCGCACCTGGCGGATGGCCAAGATGAACCTCGCCATTCACGGCCTCAACGCCAACTTGGCCTCGCGATGGGGCGACACCTTCGCCCGCGATCAGCACCCGGAGCTGACGGGCAACAACGGCGCGGACTTCATCATGGCCAACCCGCCGTTCAACATCAAGGACTGGGCCCGCTCCGAGTCCGATCCGCGCTGGAAGTACGGCGTTCCCCCTGCCGGCAACGCCAACTACGCCTGGATTCAGCACATCATTTCCAAACTGGCACCCGGCGGCAGCGCCGGCGTGGTCATGGCCAATGGCTCCATGTCATCCAACTCCGGCGGCGAAGGCGAGATCCGCGCCCAGTTGGTGGAGGCCGACCTCGTCTCCTGCATGGTTGCCCTGCCCACCCAGCTATTCCGTAGCACCGGCATTCCGGTGTGCACGTGGTTCTTCGCCAGGGACAAGACCGCGGGTCCGCGCGGCTCGGTGGATCGGACTGGTCACGTACTCTTCATCGACGCGCGGAACCTTGGCCACATGGTGGACCGCGCCGAGCGTGCCCTGTCCGACGAGGACATCGCCAAGATCGCCAACACCTACCACTCGTGGCGTGGCACCGCCTCCGCCGTTGAGGCTGGGCTGACGTACGACGACGAAGCGGGCTTCTGCTACTCTGCTTCACTTGCGGAGATCAAGGCCGCGGACTATGCGCTGACGCCCGGACGGTATGTCGGCGCAGCTGAGGTTGAGGACGACGGCGAGCCGATCGAGGAGAAGATCGCACGGCTCTCGAAGGAACTGTTTGAGCAGTTTGAAGAAGCCGAGCGGTTGGCTGCTGTTGTGCGCGAGCAGTTGGGGAGGGTCTCGTGA
- a CDS encoding restriction endonuclease subunit S, translating into MIDWCQVKLGDIADEVTVGHVGSMVHEYRSEGIPLLRSQNVLPHDFDLKDVKYIDRDFHARLKKSALRPGDVVTVRTGKPGATAVVPMHWAEANCSDLIITRPGSEINAYWLSYYINSVAAGYINSQLVGAVQQHFNVGAAKNIMLNLPPLHEQQAIAEALGALDDKIAANTKLVSLVDDHMGLEYSAAVLGSASASHLNEVAEFHNRKRVPLSSREREQRPGDVPYYGASGVFGTVDTAIFDEPLVLVGEDGTVINGDGTPVCQYIWGPAWVNNHAHVLTGKGISTELLFLAIKRTQVITLVTGAVQPKINMGNLKRLTLETPSVDRLGRLEQIVKTETAVKRAAIEESRTLAATRDVLLPQLMSGKLRVKEAQKVLEDVRV; encoded by the coding sequence GTGATCGACTGGTGTCAGGTGAAACTTGGCGACATCGCGGACGAAGTGACTGTGGGACATGTTGGATCTATGGTCCACGAGTATCGCTCCGAGGGAATCCCATTGTTACGTTCCCAGAACGTACTCCCTCACGACTTCGACCTTAAGGATGTCAAATACATCGACCGTGACTTCCATGCCCGACTAAAAAAGTCGGCACTCCGACCCGGCGATGTAGTCACGGTTAGAACGGGCAAGCCCGGGGCAACGGCTGTGGTCCCTATGCACTGGGCGGAGGCAAACTGTTCAGACTTAATCATTACGAGACCAGGTAGCGAAATCAACGCCTATTGGCTGAGTTACTACATCAACAGCGTTGCAGCGGGTTATATAAACTCACAATTAGTCGGTGCAGTCCAACAGCACTTCAATGTGGGCGCGGCAAAGAACATTATGCTGAACCTTCCCCCATTGCACGAACAACAGGCCATTGCTGAGGCGCTGGGGGCACTCGACGACAAGATCGCCGCCAACACCAAACTCGTTTCCTTGGTGGACGATCATATGGGTCTTGAATACTCAGCCGCTGTCCTTGGGTCGGCTTCAGCTTCGCACCTCAACGAGGTTGCAGAATTTCACAATCGGAAGCGAGTCCCCCTATCTTCTCGTGAACGCGAGCAACGGCCCGGCGACGTGCCGTACTACGGCGCCAGCGGAGTCTTTGGCACAGTCGACACAGCAATTTTCGATGAGCCGTTAGTTCTGGTGGGAGAGGACGGCACTGTGATCAACGGCGACGGAACCCCCGTATGCCAGTACATTTGGGGGCCAGCGTGGGTCAACAACCATGCACATGTATTGACAGGCAAAGGAATTTCGACTGAATTGCTCTTTCTCGCCATAAAGCGAACGCAGGTTATTACTTTGGTCACGGGAGCAGTCCAGCCAAAGATCAACATGGGTAACCTGAAGCGGCTGACGCTGGAGACTCCATCAGTGGACAGGCTCGGCCGCTTGGAGCAAATCGTGAAGACGGAGACTGCAGTAAAGCGCGCCGCAATTGAAGAGAGCCGAACTCTCGCTGCCACTCGCGACGTCCTCCTCCCCCAACTCATGTCCGGCAAGCTTCGAGTCAAAGAGGCTCAGAAAGTTCTTGAAGACGTCAGGGTGTAG
- a CDS encoding type I restriction endonuclease subunit R has product MAAPAVAFSEADWEGAAKERLGELDWRPMDGQAIAPGSGERESWSELLIRPRLFAALQRLNPYVPAQYLQQALSEIASPKSNDAMSENHRIHNYFVDGYRLTYIDSDGNEANPTIRLLSQSPDENDWLAVNQVTVVQGDYKRRFDIVLYCNGMPISIIELKKAGSAHADLPGAHAQLQTYLREFPLAFRFCVFTLASDGIQAKYGTPFTPFNHFSPWNVDDDGVPVPQGHMVDGDAVTALDTALDGLYNQERFLQLIRNFTAFDQGSGGLAKLIAKPHQYYAVTKAVASTILAVESNGKAGVVWHTQGSGKSMEMELYANMVARQPKLKNPTVVVITDRNELDGQLFESFDRSLLLAESPKRIKKRSELRDELSNRTTGGIYFTTLQKFGRSKSEKEAGADHPLLSNRRNIIVVVDEAHRSHYDDLDGYARHLRDALPHATLIAFTGTPISFDDRNTQEVFGDYIDIYDLSRAVEDGATVPVYFEPRLIKVGLSDGVTEEDLDKSADELTLGLDDAERARIEASVAVVNAVYGAPQRVAALAEDLVAHWENRRERMLKFIEAPGKAMIVGGTREICANLYSAIVALRPEWHSDDLSKGMIKVVYSGDATDVPPVSTHVRRDSLNAQVKERLKDVDDELELVIVKDMMLTGFDSPPLHTLYLDRPLKGALLMQTLARVNRTFRGKEDGLLVAYAPLAENLSKALSEYTQSDQANKPVGKNIDEAVGLTISLVGTLRSLLAGHDWKSVLMKGGSKAFLNAVTGAVSYLRNPATPGNQPADGEESLAAKYRKFSGQLSRAWALCSGSETLAELRPEIQVYEEIRVWMAKYDAADRQASGQPVPEEIQRLLGNLIAYATSSGEVLDIYDAAGMPKPSLDDLTPEFIAKTQKARNPQLAIEALRKLIADESVSSTRNNVIRQRAFSERITELMKKYTNQQLTSAEVIAELVELAREVAAEGKRGEQFTPPLNSDELAFYDAVAQNEAAVEVQGEGILADIARELVAVMRRDVRTDWTVRDDVRAKLRSSIKRLLVRFGYPPDKQPEAIKLVMEQMESMAPRFVEARS; this is encoded by the coding sequence ATGGCAGCACCCGCAGTAGCCTTTTCGGAAGCCGACTGGGAAGGCGCCGCGAAGGAGCGGCTGGGCGAGTTGGACTGGCGGCCGATGGACGGCCAGGCGATTGCGCCCGGCAGCGGGGAGCGCGAGTCCTGGTCAGAGCTCTTGATCCGACCCCGCTTGTTTGCCGCGCTTCAGCGGCTCAATCCCTATGTCCCTGCACAGTACCTGCAGCAGGCATTGTCGGAAATCGCATCCCCAAAGTCGAACGATGCCATGAGCGAGAACCATCGAATCCATAATTATTTCGTCGACGGATATCGACTGACCTATATCGATTCGGACGGAAACGAAGCTAATCCGACCATCCGCCTGCTCAGCCAGTCACCGGATGAGAACGATTGGCTGGCCGTTAATCAGGTCACAGTAGTGCAGGGGGACTACAAGCGGCGCTTCGACATCGTGCTCTATTGCAACGGCATGCCCATCAGCATCATCGAACTAAAGAAGGCGGGCAGTGCCCACGCCGACCTCCCCGGTGCCCACGCCCAACTCCAGACTTACCTCCGCGAATTTCCATTGGCCTTCCGTTTCTGCGTCTTTACGCTCGCGAGTGACGGAATCCAGGCCAAATACGGAACTCCGTTTACCCCTTTCAACCACTTCTCACCTTGGAATGTGGATGATGACGGTGTCCCCGTTCCGCAGGGCCACATGGTTGATGGCGATGCCGTCACCGCATTGGATACTGCCCTGGATGGGCTCTACAACCAGGAACGTTTCCTGCAGCTGATCCGTAACTTCACGGCGTTCGACCAGGGCTCGGGCGGTCTGGCCAAACTTATTGCCAAGCCGCACCAGTACTACGCAGTGACCAAGGCTGTTGCCAGCACGATCCTGGCCGTCGAGAGCAACGGCAAAGCCGGCGTCGTCTGGCACACCCAAGGGTCCGGCAAGTCGATGGAAATGGAACTGTACGCCAACATGGTGGCCCGCCAACCAAAGCTGAAGAACCCGACCGTCGTGGTGATCACCGACCGTAACGAACTGGATGGGCAGTTGTTCGAAAGCTTCGATCGCAGCCTGCTCCTCGCTGAGTCACCCAAGCGAATCAAGAAGCGCTCCGAGCTGCGGGACGAGCTGAGTAACCGGACAACAGGCGGCATCTATTTCACGACACTGCAGAAGTTCGGCCGCAGCAAATCCGAGAAGGAAGCAGGCGCGGACCACCCGCTCTTGTCCAACCGGCGCAACATCATTGTCGTCGTTGATGAGGCGCACCGGTCGCACTACGACGACCTGGACGGATACGCTCGACACCTGCGGGATGCACTCCCCCACGCCACCCTGATTGCCTTCACTGGAACTCCGATCTCTTTTGACGACCGGAACACCCAGGAAGTCTTCGGCGACTACATCGACATCTACGATCTGTCCCGTGCAGTAGAAGACGGCGCCACCGTACCCGTGTACTTTGAGCCGCGGCTGATCAAGGTGGGTCTGTCCGACGGCGTCACCGAGGAGGACCTGGACAAGTCCGCAGATGAACTGACGCTCGGGCTGGACGATGCTGAACGCGCCCGCATCGAGGCAAGTGTCGCCGTCGTAAACGCTGTGTACGGTGCCCCGCAACGCGTCGCTGCCTTGGCCGAAGATCTCGTGGCCCACTGGGAGAACCGCCGCGAACGGATGCTCAAATTTATTGAGGCGCCTGGAAAGGCAATGATCGTGGGTGGCACGCGGGAGATCTGCGCGAACCTCTACTCGGCCATCGTGGCTCTGCGACCGGAGTGGCATTCGGACGACCTGTCAAAGGGCATGATCAAGGTGGTCTACTCGGGCGATGCGACTGATGTGCCGCCGGTGTCTACTCATGTGCGTCGCGATTCGCTGAATGCCCAGGTGAAGGAACGGCTAAAGGACGTCGACGACGAGCTTGAACTGGTGATCGTCAAGGACATGATGCTTACCGGCTTCGACTCTCCACCGCTACACACTTTGTATCTGGACCGACCGCTCAAGGGCGCGCTGTTGATGCAGACACTTGCCCGGGTTAACCGCACGTTCCGGGGCAAAGAAGACGGTCTGCTGGTGGCGTATGCCCCGCTTGCCGAGAACCTGTCCAAGGCGTTGAGCGAGTACACGCAGTCCGACCAGGCGAACAAGCCCGTGGGCAAAAACATCGACGAGGCCGTCGGGCTGACGATTTCCTTGGTAGGGACTTTGCGTTCTTTGTTGGCCGGCCATGACTGGAAATCCGTGCTGATGAAGGGCGGATCCAAGGCCTTCCTCAACGCCGTAACCGGAGCTGTCAGCTACCTGAGGAATCCGGCTACTCCTGGCAATCAGCCCGCAGACGGGGAAGAGTCACTCGCCGCGAAATACCGCAAATTCTCCGGTCAGCTGTCCCGTGCGTGGGCGCTTTGCTCCGGATCGGAGACCCTTGCAGAGCTGCGCCCAGAGATCCAGGTCTACGAGGAAATCCGGGTTTGGATGGCGAAGTACGACGCCGCCGATCGGCAGGCAAGCGGCCAACCGGTGCCAGAGGAAATCCAGCGCCTGCTGGGAAACCTCATTGCTTACGCCACGTCCTCCGGCGAAGTCCTGGACATCTACGATGCTGCCGGCATGCCCAAGCCGTCGTTGGATGACCTGACGCCGGAGTTCATCGCCAAGACGCAGAAGGCCCGGAACCCACAACTAGCTATCGAGGCTCTGCGGAAACTGATTGCCGATGAATCTGTCTCTTCCACCCGGAACAATGTGATCCGTCAGCGTGCCTTTTCCGAGCGGATCACCGAGCTGATGAAGAAGTACACGAACCAGCAGCTGACCTCGGCCGAGGTCATCGCCGAACTCGTGGAGTTGGCCCGTGAAGTGGCCGCGGAGGGCAAGCGTGGTGAGCAGTTCACTCCCCCGCTCAACTCAGACGAACTCGCCTTCTACGACGCAGTGGCCCAGAACGAGGCAGCCGTTGAGGTTCAGGGCGAAGGCATCTTGGCTGACATCGCCCGTGAACTGGTCGCTGTCATGCGTCGCGACGTCCGCACTGACTGGACCGTTCGCGACGACGTCCGGGCGAAGCTGCGTTCCTCGATCAAACGGCTCTTGGTTCGGTTCGGCTACCCACCAGATAAACAGCCAGAGGCCATCAAACTGGTCATGGAGCAGATGGAGTCCATGGCGCCTCGGTTTGTGGAGGCACGGTCATGA
- a CDS encoding GTP pyrophosphokinase produces MSAPLDSARFAAGVELQVTSLIDRQAHLAASLSAIQTAIEARLRDDGLNYHLVKSRVKSAESVRGKLSKLDHEGNPKYQNGLDDLDDILGVRVITYIEPDVTNVVSALTGQFKVLENTDKKAQQVNKGVLGYAAHHLVLEVPDIQTPAGCAGCIGQRFEVQIKTVLQHAWAEFEHDICYKAPGTIPPAINRAFTLASGLIELADNEFVKIQKAVAKEEANLSPDPDGHSDEPITSDTLAEVLTAELPDHPRSRKEQYDWLVDLVGSPESSPVFV; encoded by the coding sequence ATGAGTGCACCGCTCGATAGCGCACGATTTGCAGCTGGTGTCGAGTTGCAAGTAACCAGCCTGATAGACCGGCAAGCTCACCTCGCTGCCTCTCTCTCGGCAATTCAAACGGCGATCGAAGCCCGCCTACGGGACGACGGCCTTAACTACCACCTCGTCAAAAGTCGGGTGAAAAGTGCCGAATCTGTGCGGGGAAAATTGAGCAAGCTCGACCACGAAGGCAATCCCAAGTACCAGAATGGTTTGGATGATCTCGACGACATTCTCGGCGTTCGCGTCATCACCTATATTGAGCCTGATGTCACTAACGTCGTGTCCGCTCTGACCGGGCAGTTCAAGGTATTGGAGAACACTGACAAAAAGGCACAGCAAGTCAATAAAGGTGTTCTCGGCTACGCGGCGCATCACCTGGTGTTGGAAGTCCCTGACATTCAAACTCCGGCAGGATGCGCAGGATGCATAGGACAACGCTTCGAGGTTCAGATTAAGACGGTTCTTCAGCACGCCTGGGCGGAATTTGAGCACGACATTTGCTACAAAGCTCCGGGCACGATACCTCCAGCAATCAACCGCGCGTTCACGTTGGCTTCGGGTCTCATTGAGTTAGCGGACAACGAGTTCGTAAAGATACAGAAAGCAGTTGCCAAGGAAGAGGCGAATCTTTCACCCGATCCTGACGGTCATTCTGATGAGCCTATAACCTCCGATACGTTGGCGGAGGTGCTTACGGCCGAGCTCCCAGATCATCCTCGGAGCCGTAAAGAGCAGTATGACTGGTTGGTGGATCTGGTTGGGTCCCCGGAGAGTAGTCCAGTGTTTGTGTGA
- a CDS encoding IS3 family transposase (programmed frameshift) produces MARRHAPEQVIAKVRQGQKMLNDGRPMVEVVKELQVTEATWYRWLNQYGSEKNAEASKRTKELEKENARLKRLLAEKELAIDILNEVAKGKFLSPEPRRRAVRMAVEKFGASERFACKVLGQNRSAFRKKKPDMGFEEAQLRSELRAIAMKHPAWGWRKARWHLLAQPAWDGVALNRKRIRRLWRDEGLTCKPRARKKRRTGPGAGEQKRLTAQYPMHVVSFDFQSDVTSCGRHIRFLNVIDEYTRTALAVIPRRSFKATDVVAVLENIIAETGTAPTYLRCDNGPEFTAAALIDWCDTAGVDTAFIDPGSPWQNGFIESFNAQFRREQLSGEIMDTMAEAKYLAEEWKTIYNHERPHGSLDGMTPKRYWETWTQENQLAIA; encoded by the exons ATGGCACGCAGACACGCCCCGGAGCAGGTCATCGCCAAGGTCCGGCAGGGCCAAAAGATGCTCAACGATGGCCGTCCGATGGTCGAGGTCGTCAAGGAGCTCCAGGTCACCGAGGCGACTTGGTACCGCTGGCTGAACCAGTACGGGTCTGAGAAGAACGCCGAAGCGTCCAAGCGGACCAAGGAGCTGGAGAAGGAGAACGCCCGGCTCAAGCGGTTGCTGGCGGAGAAGGAACTGGCGATCGACATCCTGAACGAGGTGGCGAAGGGAAAAT TTCTGAGCCCCGAACCACGTCGCCGTGCCGTGCGCATGGCGGTGGAGAAGTTCGGGGCATCCGAACGCTTCGCCTGCAAGGTCTTGGGGCAGAACCGGTCCGCGTTCCGCAAAAAGAAACCCGACATGGGCTTCGAAGAGGCGCAGCTCCGCTCGGAGCTGCGTGCCATCGCAATGAAGCACCCGGCGTGGGGCTGGCGGAAGGCCCGCTGGCACCTGCTGGCCCAGCCGGCGTGGGACGGGGTAGCGCTGAACAGGAAGCGCATCCGCAGGCTCTGGCGCGACGAAGGCCTGACCTGCAAACCCAGAGCCCGGAAGAAGCGCCGCACCGGGCCCGGCGCCGGGGAACAGAAACGCCTCACAGCCCAGTATCCGATGCACGTGGTCAGCTTCGACTTCCAATCCGACGTGACCTCCTGCGGCCGGCACATCCGGTTCCTCAACGTCATCGATGAATACACCCGCACGGCGCTGGCCGTCATCCCGCGAAGGTCGTTCAAAGCCACTGACGTGGTCGCGGTGCTGGAGAACATCATCGCCGAAACCGGCACCGCACCGACATACCTCAGGTGTGACAACGGCCCCGAATTCACCGCCGCCGCACTGATCGACTGGTGCGATACCGCCGGAGTCGACACCGCCTTCATCGACCCGGGCTCACCTTGGCAGAACGGCTTCATCGAATCCTTCAACGCCCAATTCAGAAGGGAACAACTCTCCGGAGAGATCATGGACACCATGGCCGAAGCGAAGTATTTGGCCGAGGAATGGAAGACTATCTACAATCATGAACGGCCCCACGGATCCCTGGACGGCATGACGCCGAAACGCTACTGGGAAACCTGGACGCAAGAAAACCAATTAGCTATCGCATAG